The following are encoded together in the Streptomyces sp. NBC_01465 genome:
- a CDS encoding TetR/AcrR family transcriptional regulator, which yields MAYRKTPAEIRRLEAARDHLVACATAVVAEVGWSQASVTAVADSAGIAAGSVYQHFPSKAALAVEVFRRAAGHEVDVIGEVLHGPGDPVERLGRGIAVFARRALENRGLAYALLAAPAEPAVGAERLDFRRRYRALFAEVVHEGIATGQLPAQNGEITAAALTGAIGEVLVDPLAAPDENAVDELLADLTATALRCAGAATTPID from the coding sequence ATGGCCTACCGCAAGACCCCAGCCGAAATCCGTCGCCTCGAAGCCGCCCGGGACCACCTCGTCGCCTGCGCCACGGCGGTCGTCGCCGAAGTGGGCTGGTCACAGGCGTCCGTGACGGCCGTCGCCGACTCCGCAGGCATCGCGGCGGGGTCCGTCTACCAGCACTTCCCGTCCAAGGCGGCGCTCGCCGTCGAGGTGTTCCGGCGGGCCGCCGGGCACGAGGTGGACGTGATCGGCGAGGTGCTGCACGGCCCCGGCGACCCGGTCGAGCGCCTCGGCCGCGGCATCGCGGTCTTCGCCCGCCGCGCCCTCGAGAACCGCGGCCTCGCCTACGCCCTGCTCGCAGCCCCCGCCGAACCGGCGGTCGGCGCCGAGCGCCTCGACTTCCGCCGCCGCTACCGCGCGCTCTTCGCCGAAGTCGTCCACGAAGGCATCGCGACCGGCCAACTCCCCGCCCAGAACGGGGAGATCACCGCCGCCGCCCTCACCGGCGCCATCGGCGAGGTCCTCGTCGACCCGCTCGCCGCCCCCGACGAGAACGCCGTCGACGAACTCCTCGCCGACCTCACCGCCACGGCCCTGCGCTGCGCGGGCGCCGCCACCACCCCCATCGACTGA
- a CDS encoding DUF5979 domain-containing protein, translated as MGIAVALSLMFGSQAAAVPMAPAADDPMSSVSITKTSDADGPLEPGDEFIYTLTGQCSGLTVDCVDFTVTDTLPAEFEVTSLPQSTTTRDVTYDESTRQLTVVYKQDLQNPAGKTGLRAGQAGTIEIGMRVPADTQLEDGATVPNSAQVDADNADKKESSTDVTVTIPLVVKPVTTKTWEDGSAVALSGEESTITLNVRNQSSSSAEVSELSVSDTTADTFEDFDFVSASVTAFPAGADQAHLVVTTADGATHTGADITSPGQLPMPAGVDPDDVVGFEVVFTNSNGDPLPYDATGGTVEVKMKLRDTYRSTGAKLEPTNKITVNNCATPKAQEKTKGSVDGAPACDTYDILPDILVLNGTKKFFPDTDGDFTQETGEHAVIGENSPVSMMVDVKNNSPFPVKSITITEPDPNATSEFDLVEISKVRLRFPEGATEAKLTVTYSDGTSTTNTYTEGTTVDVAKPGAQVTKVEVTYTGVDADGNPTIKEGADAGLDLHGTLGDDVGPDNLPTGVSPGVDNCAGFKGDAGRTDGSGTASGDACATLPVEAPNTSGSGTKDSSQTDIPADQPITMNLVVTNNGNKPLVNPVITDPSAAADGSPASTSPFDVLRITSVTVSPSSAPVTLELWDPDASGGSGAWVAYDASDAALLERATGVRGKYNGEMSPQSSFTITVVTERRDGVPDGTTLQNCYSIDAGGDFTAGAPVCGPSMNTGPASDSASINKSISPGELPEYVTGLPRQHADMTLTVANTGNMSAKYLKIIDQDTDFFDAVDLVSIKSNQMPAGADRVQIDAYVDGAWVNGTPASSAALPSGVNPADVTGIRATYTSTSTDNDGYVIKPECTTAGCRGILVLDVSPREALRSNGDPVPSHLEDTASGQFTTKLQPGGNPKDIDPVDATLNLVKGDPVLDVSKTPNTALAPGEDAPFYLKVTNTGTANIPHLVVKDSLPKGIAFLDTFKGDDGEPYKIIDKALPIGAEDVPKPVFTKTLDGDRISGLTWDFNRTDEGNEWVFPPGGTFTIEIHVTLEAGINAGDVVTNTMGATSSDPDFACGGTSQTDGGFGSGLYCVANATLTAKSGASFSALKWVAGNDSLGWYNTDSGKIVPVADSSCRTTTDSTGRRYTANPCIALVNPGDQYHYLMRIQNSGTESGTAMRIVDRFPVQGDKGVILDQSRGTAWDKRPTLASQPVLDGPGTMETAYENDEPLCTDDLAMGGAGSSDAQCDASKWDDAYSAQAAGARFRLTFPTPLAPGGTVNITYAMDSPIDVAKNGDPTIAWNSYAHNEVTDRAGTPRVLQANEPIQVGVALGYGSLKLVKRIGAAPAGLGKLLNKVPFPYHVTCVIHPQGRPPKVVVNKDYKVTVDQPVTIDGIPAGAECSTWETSAHGGSSNHPANDPLRVTIEPGVGTTDVETGRITNTFEFGALQLIKSVDGDAAQYADGRTYKVAVTCALPDAAGKPTDRYLTKTFDVTADKPVTIKPLPVNSRCWAKEVDTGGAATAVVDHGSADNPAVISADSDATITVTNTFPAAEINVTKHVVNGGAGPYSFELACTTDQGDVPLAGADRAFELSDGETRTVTVPEGAACTVTERDVPDGDTVTYKASDGGDNGEVVVDGSATVDVTNTFDETPVPPVAPDEPGHHGKGHLADTGARDWTLLGILFAALTIAGGLAVRRISRRRMS; from the coding sequence GTGGGTATCGCCGTGGCGCTGAGCCTGATGTTCGGCTCGCAGGCCGCGGCGGTGCCGATGGCGCCCGCGGCCGACGACCCCATGAGCTCCGTCAGCATCACCAAGACCAGCGATGCCGACGGGCCGCTGGAGCCCGGCGACGAATTCATCTACACACTCACCGGGCAGTGCTCGGGGCTGACCGTGGACTGTGTGGACTTCACCGTCACCGACACGCTTCCCGCGGAGTTCGAGGTCACGAGCCTGCCGCAGTCGACCACCACGCGTGACGTCACCTACGACGAGTCGACGCGGCAGCTGACCGTCGTCTACAAGCAGGATCTGCAGAACCCCGCGGGCAAGACCGGTCTGCGGGCCGGGCAGGCGGGCACCATCGAGATCGGCATGCGGGTGCCGGCCGACACCCAGCTGGAGGACGGCGCCACCGTCCCCAACTCCGCGCAGGTCGACGCCGACAACGCGGACAAGAAGGAGTCCTCCACCGACGTCACCGTCACCATCCCGCTCGTGGTCAAGCCGGTGACGACCAAGACGTGGGAGGACGGGTCGGCGGTCGCGCTCAGCGGCGAGGAGTCGACGATCACGCTGAACGTACGGAACCAGTCCTCGTCGTCCGCCGAGGTCAGCGAGCTGTCGGTGTCGGACACCACCGCGGACACCTTCGAGGACTTCGACTTCGTCTCGGCCTCCGTCACCGCCTTCCCCGCGGGCGCCGACCAGGCGCACCTGGTGGTCACCACCGCGGACGGCGCCACGCACACCGGGGCGGACATCACCTCGCCCGGACAGCTGCCGATGCCCGCCGGGGTCGACCCCGACGATGTGGTCGGCTTTGAAGTTGTCTTCACCAACAGCAACGGCGATCCGCTGCCGTACGACGCCACCGGCGGCACCGTCGAAGTGAAGATGAAGCTGAGGGACACCTACCGCTCCACCGGCGCCAAGCTGGAGCCCACCAACAAGATCACGGTCAACAACTGCGCGACGCCGAAGGCCCAGGAGAAGACGAAGGGCTCGGTCGACGGGGCGCCGGCCTGCGACACGTACGACATCCTGCCGGACATCCTCGTACTCAACGGGACCAAGAAGTTCTTCCCGGACACCGACGGCGACTTCACCCAGGAGACCGGTGAGCACGCGGTGATCGGGGAGAACTCGCCGGTCAGCATGATGGTCGACGTCAAGAACAACTCGCCGTTCCCGGTGAAGTCGATCACGATCACCGAGCCGGATCCGAACGCCACGAGCGAGTTCGACCTGGTCGAGATCAGCAAGGTGCGGTTGCGCTTCCCGGAGGGGGCGACCGAGGCGAAGCTGACCGTCACCTACTCCGACGGGACCAGCACCACCAACACGTACACCGAGGGCACGACCGTCGACGTGGCCAAGCCGGGCGCCCAGGTCACCAAGGTCGAGGTCACCTACACCGGCGTCGACGCGGACGGAAACCCCACCATCAAGGAGGGCGCCGACGCGGGACTCGATCTGCACGGCACCCTGGGCGACGACGTCGGCCCCGACAACCTGCCCACGGGCGTCAGCCCGGGAGTCGACAACTGCGCCGGTTTCAAGGGTGATGCGGGTCGTACGGACGGCTCCGGCACCGCCTCCGGTGACGCCTGCGCGACCCTGCCCGTCGAGGCTCCGAACACCTCGGGCAGCGGTACGAAGGACTCCTCCCAGACCGACATCCCTGCTGACCAGCCCATCACCATGAACCTGGTCGTCACCAACAACGGCAACAAGCCGCTGGTCAACCCGGTGATCACCGACCCGTCGGCGGCAGCGGACGGCTCCCCCGCCTCCACCAGCCCCTTCGATGTCCTGCGGATCACGTCGGTGACCGTCAGTCCGTCCAGCGCACCGGTCACTCTCGAGCTGTGGGACCCGGACGCGAGCGGTGGCTCCGGTGCCTGGGTCGCGTACGACGCCTCGGACGCGGCCCTGCTCGAACGGGCCACCGGCGTACGCGGCAAGTACAACGGCGAGATGTCCCCGCAGTCCAGCTTCACGATCACCGTGGTCACCGAGCGGCGCGACGGCGTACCGGACGGGACGACGCTGCAGAACTGCTACTCCATCGACGCGGGCGGCGACTTCACGGCCGGGGCACCGGTCTGCGGCCCGTCGATGAACACCGGGCCCGCCTCGGACTCGGCCTCGATCAACAAGTCGATCAGCCCCGGCGAGCTGCCCGAGTACGTGACGGGACTGCCGCGGCAGCACGCCGACATGACGCTCACGGTCGCCAACACCGGGAACATGTCGGCCAAGTACCTCAAGATCATCGACCAGGACACCGACTTCTTCGACGCCGTCGACCTGGTCTCCATCAAGTCCAACCAGATGCCGGCAGGCGCCGACCGGGTGCAGATCGACGCGTACGTGGACGGGGCATGGGTCAACGGCACCCCGGCCTCCAGTGCCGCGCTGCCCTCCGGCGTGAACCCCGCCGACGTCACCGGGATCCGCGCCACCTACACCTCGACGAGTACGGACAATGACGGTTACGTCATCAAGCCCGAGTGCACGACGGCCGGTTGCCGCGGGATCCTCGTCCTCGACGTCAGCCCGCGCGAAGCACTGCGCAGCAACGGTGACCCGGTGCCCAGCCACCTGGAGGACACGGCCAGCGGCCAGTTCACCACCAAGCTGCAGCCCGGCGGCAACCCCAAGGACATCGACCCGGTCGACGCCACGCTCAACCTGGTCAAGGGCGACCCGGTCCTCGACGTCAGCAAGACCCCGAACACCGCGCTCGCGCCCGGTGAGGACGCGCCCTTCTATCTGAAGGTCACCAACACCGGCACCGCCAACATCCCGCACCTGGTCGTCAAGGACTCCCTGCCGAAGGGCATCGCCTTCCTCGACACCTTCAAGGGCGACGACGGAGAGCCGTACAAGATCATCGACAAGGCGCTGCCCATCGGTGCCGAGGACGTGCCGAAGCCGGTCTTCACCAAGACCCTCGACGGCGACCGGATCTCCGGGCTCACCTGGGACTTCAACAGGACCGACGAGGGCAACGAGTGGGTCTTCCCGCCCGGCGGCACGTTCACCATCGAGATCCACGTGACGCTGGAGGCCGGCATCAACGCCGGTGACGTCGTCACCAACACCATGGGCGCCACCTCGTCCGACCCGGACTTCGCCTGCGGCGGCACCTCGCAGACCGACGGGGGCTTCGGCTCCGGCCTGTACTGCGTGGCCAACGCGACGCTGACCGCCAAGTCCGGGGCGTCGTTCTCCGCCCTCAAGTGGGTGGCCGGCAACGACAGTCTGGGCTGGTACAACACCGACTCCGGCAAGATCGTGCCGGTCGCCGACAGCTCCTGCCGGACCACGACCGACTCCACCGGCCGCCGCTACACCGCCAATCCGTGCATCGCCCTGGTCAACCCGGGCGACCAGTACCACTACTTGATGCGCATCCAGAACTCCGGCACGGAGTCCGGTACGGCCATGCGGATCGTCGACCGCTTCCCCGTCCAGGGCGACAAGGGCGTCATCCTCGACCAGTCGCGCGGCACCGCCTGGGACAAGCGGCCCACGCTCGCCTCGCAGCCGGTCCTCGACGGGCCCGGCACGATGGAGACCGCGTACGAGAACGACGAACCGCTGTGCACGGACGACCTGGCGATGGGCGGTGCCGGTTCGAGCGACGCCCAGTGCGACGCCTCCAAGTGGGACGACGCCTACAGCGCCCAGGCGGCCGGCGCCCGCTTCAGGCTGACCTTCCCGACGCCCCTCGCGCCGGGCGGCACGGTGAACATCACCTACGCCATGGACTCCCCGATCGACGTCGCCAAGAACGGCGACCCGACCATCGCCTGGAACTCGTACGCGCACAACGAGGTCACCGACCGCGCCGGTACGCCGCGCGTGCTCCAGGCCAACGAGCCGATCCAGGTCGGTGTCGCCCTCGGCTACGGCTCACTGAAGCTGGTCAAGCGGATCGGCGCCGCCCCCGCCGGGCTCGGCAAGCTGCTGAACAAGGTGCCGTTCCCGTACCACGTGACCTGCGTCATCCACCCGCAGGGCAGGCCGCCGAAGGTCGTCGTCAACAAGGACTACAAGGTCACCGTCGACCAGCCCGTCACCATCGACGGCATCCCGGCGGGCGCCGAGTGCAGCACCTGGGAGACCTCCGCCCACGGCGGCTCGTCGAACCATCCGGCGAACGACCCGCTGCGGGTCACCATCGAGCCGGGCGTCGGCACGACGGATGTGGAGACCGGACGGATCACCAACACCTTCGAGTTCGGCGCGCTGCAGCTGATCAAGTCGGTCGACGGGGACGCCGCGCAGTACGCCGACGGCCGTACGTACAAGGTCGCCGTCACCTGCGCCCTGCCGGACGCCGCGGGCAAGCCCACCGACCGCTACCTCACCAAGACGTTCGACGTCACCGCGGACAAGCCGGTCACCATCAAGCCGCTGCCGGTCAACTCCCGGTGCTGGGCGAAGGAAGTGGACACGGGCGGTGCCGCGACGGCGGTCGTCGACCACGGTTCGGCCGACAACCCGGCCGTCATCTCGGCGGACTCGGACGCGACGATCACCGTCACGAACACCTTCCCGGCGGCCGAGATCAACGTGACCAAGCACGTGGTGAACGGCGGGGCGGGACCGTACAGCTTCGAGCTCGCCTGCACCACCGACCAGGGCGACGTCCCGCTCGCGGGCGCCGACCGGGCGTTCGAGCTGAGCGACGGCGAGACCCGGACGGTCACCGTCCCGGAAGGTGCCGCGTGCACCGTGACGGAGCGGGATGTGCCGGACGGGGACACGGTGACGTACAAGGCGTCCGACGGCGGTGACAACGGGGAGGTCGTCGTCGACGGATCGGCGACGGTGGACGTCACCAACACCTTCGACGAGACGCCGGTGCCCCCGGTCGCTCCGGACGAGCCGGGCCACCACGGCAAGGGGCATCTGGCCGACACCGGGGCCCGGGACTGGACGCTCCTCGGCATCCTGTTCGCGGCGCTCACGATCGCGGGCGGGCTGGCCGTACGGAGGATCTCCCGGCGGCGCATGAGCTGA